Genomic window (Psilocybe cubensis strain MGC-MH-2018 chromosome 1, whole genome shotgun sequence):
TAACGAGTCGACTGGGAAGAGAGGGACTCGGCTGTCGAATGTGATCGCAGCCCAACTCAGGGAATTACAACAGGCTTTTTGCCAAATTTCCCGCGCACAATTATTCGCTCATACATGACGGACTCGGCTCTTAAAAATAAATCCATTTGTAGTTGTTCTAATTGATATTTTACATATGCTACCGCGATATTAGTGTGCTGTACAATTTATCTCTAAAGCAATTAGATAGCTATGCAAAGGGTGAAAGCGAACAAAGGGGTATCAGTGTCCATGATGGCCGTAAGCTGCTGCGGGTTTTGCGCGCGCTCACATACGGGCAGGCGCGGGTGACATGGCTGTCGTCGTACCCATCGAGGACTTGCGCACAGTTACAAGGTCTCGGAATTTGCTCAGAGGCTTTGCAAAGTGTGTGGCAAGGGCCTTTCCCTGTCAGAGACTCGGTGTCGACTCGTGTTCGTCACGAGAAATGTATGAACGCAGGGTGCGAACCTTTGTCTGCAGTTCTTCCCACTCGACTGCATCTGTCGCGTTCAAGGCGATCAACATCAGTGGTTGATGTTCTTCTGAGAAAACGGGTTCGGGCCCTTCGGTAAACTCGTCCACTGGAAGAACAATGATTCTGCCGAGCTGTGCGACAAAGGATGATTAGGGTTGAAATGGATGCGGAGGAAAGGTCCTGACCTCGCTGTCGACCATGCCATATCCTTGTTCTCTGGTCTCCTGCCACACCTCTCCACACAAACCGACGATGATTCGGATTTCGTCCTTTGGGCGCGAGGGCTCGCTTGCAAAAGAGACAAGCTCGCCTGCGGGTGTGAGAAGAACGGCGGTGTGCAGATGAGGCGGAGACAGGACCTGTGCGAGCAGGGCGTGCAGTGTGGATAGCATCAACATTTCTGTGAGTTTGAACAGGGCACCACTTGCACCGCGCCATAACCATTCCATGAATAGCCTAAAAAGTTTTCCATATCACGTGCAACCCCTAATAGCCACGTGGCAAAACAGATCTAGAGTCCATGGTGAATAGGTATACATTGTCGTGTTACAATTATGCATTAAGTATAATATTAAAGATCAATCATACAACAACCTCCTCTATCCGAGAGGCTGTCCGTTTTTCACCTGCTATTGCTGTCCGATAACTATCCAGCTTATTCACGTCCAGCACCGCAACCTGTCGACACTCGAGCGCCATTGCGATCCGGTTCACCCCATCATATTCCTGCCAGTCGATCTCAAATATACCCGGTTTTTCGAACCCAGCGAACCATGACCATATTCGAGCATATGTCTGTGACGCATTAGGCAACGCACGGAAATTAACATGGTTAACACGTACCCTTGTTTGGTACAAATGCAGCCATCCGTCTCCACTCCCAGTGGCAAAGAATTTTCCGTCAGGGCTAAAGGTTAGTGCGTATAATGGTGCTCTATGATCCTTGAACACATGTAAGCATTCCCCTGTCACTGAATCCCACAGCCGGGCAGTGCAGTCAAAGGATGACCTGATAACAAAAATTTAGTTGTCTCTTCGTATCAAACTCTTGGGTTTCTTACGTGGCAAGAAGTTCATTCGTCCCTGCCGGATGATCGACACACCAACCCACAGTACTGACGGAATGCGTGTGGCCTTTTAGGGAAACACCATGATCCGATGCGGATAAACCAGGAATGGAATCAGCGGCCTCGTCAATATTATCCACTCTCCATATATGGGCTGTCCCATCGTCAGAACAGGATGCTAATCTGGTCCCAGCAGGATTAACTCTAATCTGGTTGATCTCATCTTTGTGCCCACTGAAGAAACCGTTAGATATCAAGTCATAATTCGACCAATTGGATACATACACTAATGTTTTGATCGGCTCATCCTCGTCAACGCGCATTACAAAAATACGCATGTCCGCGCCGGCGCTTGCAAATGTGTCTTCACTAAGCCACTCAATATCCAAACAACAATCTATAAAATATGTTAGAATCAACCGTTCATATACATAAAGAAGAGAACGAAGACAGACAGCCACCTTTGTGACATCGATACTGTCTGTGCAAGCGCTTTTCTTTCACATCCCATAGGCACGTGGTTCCGTCAAGACTCGCAGTCAATAACCACGAGCCATCTTTGGAAAACCGTGTTGAAAAGATCGGGCCCTTCTCATTACAAGACGCGATTATTCAGATACAGTCAAGGATTATGTGGTGAGATATCCTACCTGGTGCTGAGGATGCGAGAAGTATACCGAACCAGAATCGGTACATACACGAAGAATTGAATCATATGAACCGATGGCAAGTAGTGTTCCTTCTCGATTCCAATGCAGTGAAGTAAGGTCTCCCTGTACAGCTCTTGACACATTATCCAAAACAAGAGGTTCCCCTGGACTCTCAGCATACTCGCCAGGAGTAGTAGGTGGGTCTGGAAGGTCCCATAGATTGACAACGGCGTCTTTCGATCTGAGATAGATTAAATCAGAAAAAACATAAAGGCTATTGTTCACCGATTACTACTGACCCTGAAGCCAGCAAATTGTGCATTTTGGGATTGAAGGCACATACGAATACCTATCTTTGCGTCAGTAAAATTTTCAGTAAGATCATGAAACATAAATACCTCTGTCTGATGTCCGGGAAGTAACAACATAACGCGAGGATCTGTTTTGTTATCACCAGGGCCTTGTGCGCGTGTTTCCATCCTCGTAGACGCCCGGTTGGTTTCAATTTTAAGACTAAGATCTTGTGAAGTTGATGCGGCAGCT
Coding sequences:
- a CDS encoding F-box-like/WD repeat-containing protein TBL1Y, with translation MISPPNVITSEEVNCLIYSYFQDCGFNHSAFALRNEGRLQNSPFSQKHIPRGQLVDLLSKALLYIEVEAHWRNDSLTTNCKSNFSLIDHHICSLDAPQETHDSLQDNQMDIGESDSISTHGITSSLANTSRPYATSQPKDVPSRNGPQTNDTKAPNHTSHRISPPRSLPSAPDINTKRKTSPIPSEGPVEKRARRASTDMDIDERSESAASTSQDLSLKIETNRASTRMETRAQGPGDNKTDPRVMLLLPGHQTEVFVCAFNPKMHNLLASGSKDAVVNLWDLPDPPTTPGEYAESPGEPLVLDNVSRAVQGDLTSLHWNREGTLLAIGSYDSILRVCTDSGSVYFSHPQHQKGPIFSTRFSKDGSWLLTASLDGTTCLWDVKEKRLHRQYRCHKDCCLDIEWLSEDTFASAGADMRIFVMRVDEDEPIKTLVGHKDEINQIRVNPAGTRLASCSDDGTAHIWRVDNIDEAADSIPGLSASDHGVSLKGHTHSVSTVGWCVDHPAGTNELLATSSFDCTARLWDSVTGECLHVFKDHRAPLYALTFSPDGKFFATGSGDGWLHLYQTRTYARIWSWFAGFEKPGIFEIDWQEYDGVNRIAMALECRQVAVLDVNKLDSYRTAIAGEKRTASRIEEVVV